From a region of the Osmia lignaria lignaria isolate PbOS001 chromosome 10, iyOsmLign1, whole genome shotgun sequence genome:
- the LOC143305749 gene encoding uncharacterized protein LOC143305749, whose protein sequence is MQSCSPSNLFIGRYRIVKVCSLRRQSGFNLELHSGRTLALKGTKKVEAVIQSIPSTTHSYTIQPTISASGKLLSPLFVVLKETSGEFGPRVQQTMFKPTNILATASTSGKLTNEHFKIWLKEVYFPNTNDKTALLLDSWSGHCGRSIVEATPENKELVVFTIPAGTTKYLQPLDVYGFRVWKNFVRRFSDTVILLHYEINLHTRDNILKLESLAHNQFSSPRFENFIKYSWYKSGYVSSRPPHFENPVEFCYAADNEPRCHVCGDVAIITRAWCRKPLCLKHFFDDYHFCHEYVP, encoded by the exons ATGCAATCGTGTAGCCCATCAAACTTATTTATCGGCCGATACCGAATCGTT AAAGTCTGCAGTCTGCGGAGGCAAAGTGGTTTCAACCTCGAACTACATTCTGGACGAACTTTGGCGTTGAAAGGTACGAAGAAAGTAGAAGCTGTAATACAGTCAATTCCATCCACTACTCATAGCTACACTATACAACCTACAATATCTGCAAGCGGAAAACTGCTATCTCCTCTCTTCGTCGTGTTAAAGGAAACATCTGGAGAGTTTGGACCTAGGGTGCAGCAGACTATGTTTAAACCAACGAACATTTTGGCTACCGCGTCAACATCTGGAAAACTGACCAATgaacattttaaaatttggtTAAAAGAAGTTTACTTTCCTAATACAAACGATAAGACTGCTTTACTATTAGATTCTTGGAGTGGACATTGTGGTCGTAGTATTGTGGAAGCTACACCGGAAAATAAAGAATTAGTAGTATTTACGATTCCAGCAGGGACTACAAAATATTTACAACCATTAGACGTGTACGGATTTCGTGTATGGAAAAATTTTGTTCGCCGATTTTCGGACACAGTTATCCTGTTACATTACGAGATTAATCTCCACACGAGGgacaatattttaaaacttgAATCGCTGGCTCATAATCAATTTTCTTCCCcgcgatttgaaaattttattaaatattcatggtATAAAAGTGGATATGTATCATCGAGACCACCTCATTTTGAAAATCCCGTGGAGTTCTGCTATGCTGCAGATAATGAACCACGATGTCACGTATGTGGTGATGTGGCTATTATTACTCGTGCTTGGTGCCGAAAGCCTTTATGTTTGAAGCATTTCTTCGATGATTATCATTTTTGTCATGAGTATGTTCCTTAA